In Idiomarina sp. PL1-037, a single genomic region encodes these proteins:
- a CDS encoding Tex family protein produces MSQIPQLLANELKVDERQISSVIQLLDEGSTVPFIARYRKEVTGGLDDTQLRQLHQRLHYLRELDDRRQVILKSIDEQGKLTDELAQSIKTADSKTELEDLYLPYKPKRRTKGQIAIEAGLEPLADLLWRDPTQNPEQVAAEYIDADKGFADAKAALDGARAILMERFAEQAELLKRLRSHLWQNAHLTSTVAAGKEKEGAKFRDYFEFSELFKTIPSHRTLALLRGRNEGFLQLSMDADPGSEDKTAGSHCEVIIADFLNFEHKGRAADDWLRQVIQWTWRVKLSLHMETELMARVRERAEEAAIQVFASNLKDLLMAAPAGAKTTMGLDPGVRTGVKVAVVDETGKAVATNTVFPFQPQNQMDKAMRTLATLCKQYKVELISIGNGTHSRETDKMVGDMLKQHSEIKATKVIVNEAGASVYSASELAAQEFPDMDVSLRGAVSIARRLQDPLAELVKIEPKSIGVGQYQHDVSQSQLAHSLDAVVEDCVNAVGVDANMASAALLQRVSGLSKTLAKNLVEHRDAHGAFRNRKQLLDVSRMGPKAFEQAAGFLRISNGEQPLDASSVHPEAYTVVERIAKENALPVQELIGNQQLIKNLNAKNYTDERFGLPTVTDILAELEKPGRDPRPEFKMAEFKEGVEKVSDLKPGMLLEGVVTNVANFGAFIDVGVHQDGLVHISALADKFVSDPREVVKAGDIVKVKVLEVDIERKRIGLTMRLSDEAPANTAGSDKPKAKTGSGPKKKPSGNGGRAPQPQNSAMGSALADAFAKAKKD; encoded by the coding sequence ATGAGCCAGATACCGCAATTACTTGCTAATGAACTGAAGGTTGATGAACGCCAGATTTCGTCTGTTATCCAGTTGCTGGATGAAGGCTCAACGGTGCCCTTTATTGCGCGCTACCGTAAGGAAGTGACCGGCGGCCTGGACGACACGCAATTGCGTCAGCTGCATCAGCGCCTTCACTACCTGCGCGAACTGGACGACCGCCGCCAGGTAATACTCAAGTCGATTGACGAGCAAGGCAAGTTAACCGACGAACTGGCTCAGAGCATTAAAACGGCTGACTCGAAAACCGAGCTGGAAGATTTATACCTGCCCTACAAACCGAAACGCCGCACCAAAGGCCAAATTGCCATTGAAGCAGGGCTTGAGCCGCTGGCAGACTTGCTGTGGAGAGACCCAACACAAAACCCGGAACAGGTTGCAGCCGAATATATTGACGCCGACAAAGGCTTTGCCGATGCGAAAGCGGCACTCGACGGCGCTCGCGCCATTTTAATGGAGCGCTTTGCCGAGCAGGCGGAGTTACTAAAACGCTTACGTTCGCACTTATGGCAGAACGCACACTTAACCAGCACCGTTGCTGCGGGTAAGGAAAAAGAAGGCGCGAAATTCCGCGACTATTTTGAATTTTCTGAGCTGTTTAAGACCATTCCGTCACACCGCACGCTGGCATTGCTGCGCGGCCGTAACGAAGGCTTTTTGCAGTTGTCGATGGACGCTGATCCGGGCAGTGAAGATAAGACCGCCGGCTCACATTGCGAAGTGATTATTGCCGACTTCCTGAACTTTGAGCATAAAGGCCGCGCTGCCGACGACTGGTTGCGTCAGGTTATTCAATGGACCTGGCGGGTGAAGTTATCACTGCACATGGAAACCGAGCTCATGGCTCGCGTGCGCGAACGTGCCGAAGAAGCCGCGATTCAGGTATTTGCCAGTAACTTAAAAGATTTGCTGATGGCGGCACCTGCCGGTGCTAAAACCACTATGGGCTTAGACCCGGGCGTGCGTACCGGTGTTAAGGTTGCCGTGGTGGATGAAACAGGTAAAGCGGTTGCCACTAACACGGTATTCCCGTTCCAGCCGCAGAACCAAATGGACAAAGCCATGCGTACGCTGGCTACTTTGTGCAAGCAGTACAAGGTAGAACTTATCAGCATTGGCAACGGCACCCACTCGCGCGAAACCGACAAAATGGTCGGCGATATGCTCAAGCAGCACAGCGAAATTAAAGCCACTAAAGTCATTGTGAACGAAGCCGGTGCGTCGGTTTACTCGGCCTCTGAACTGGCTGCGCAGGAATTCCCGGACATGGACGTGTCACTCCGTGGCGCGGTCTCTATTGCCCGCCGCCTGCAAGATCCGCTGGCCGAGTTGGTTAAAATTGAACCCAAGTCTATTGGTGTGGGCCAGTACCAGCACGACGTTAGCCAGTCGCAACTGGCGCATAGCCTGGATGCAGTGGTTGAAGACTGTGTAAACGCTGTCGGTGTGGACGCCAACATGGCGTCTGCCGCTTTGCTGCAACGCGTGTCGGGTTTGTCGAAAACTCTGGCTAAGAATTTGGTTGAACACCGCGATGCGCACGGTGCATTCCGTAACCGCAAACAATTGCTGGATGTTTCCCGCATGGGACCAAAAGCCTTTGAACAGGCGGCAGGCTTCTTACGCATTAGTAACGGTGAGCAACCACTGGACGCCTCTTCGGTTCACCCCGAGGCTTATACTGTGGTTGAGCGCATTGCTAAAGAGAACGCGCTACCGGTACAAGAGCTTATTGGTAACCAGCAACTGATTAAAAACCTGAACGCTAAAAACTACACCGACGAGCGTTTTGGTCTGCCGACAGTGACCGACATTTTGGCGGAGCTGGAAAAACCCGGCCGCGATCCGCGTCCTGAGTTCAAAATGGCAGAATTTAAAGAAGGCGTTGAGAAAGTCAGCGATCTGAAGCCCGGCATGCTGTTAGAGGGTGTAGTGACTAACGTGGCTAACTTTGGTGCCTTTATTGATGTGGGCGTGCATCAGGACGGTCTAGTTCACATTTCAGCACTGGCGGACAAGTTTGTCAGCGACCCGCGCGAAGTGGTTAAAGCCGGCGATATCGTGAAGGTTAAGGTGCTGGAAGTAGACATTGAACGTAAGCGTATTGGCTTAACCATGCGTTTAAGCGATGAAGCCCCAGCCAATACAGCGGGCAGCGACAAGCCTAAAGCAAAAACAGGAAGCGGGCCGAAGAAAAAGCCTTCAGGTAATGGTGGTCGTGCGCCACAGCCACAAAACTCAGCAATGGGCAGTGCATTAGCAGACGCCTTTGCAAAAGCGAAGAAAGATTAA
- the greB gene encoding transcription elongation factor GreB — protein MKTNLITLGGYEKLQQELEHLWRVERRETVEKVSWAASLGDRSENADYKYNKQKLRKIDGRIRYLTKRLEQVKVVYYSPQQDGKVFFGAWVEIEDEKENVRAFQIVGPDEIYDRKDAVSIDSPMARALLKKQVDDEAEVNTPQGSKVWFINKISYQQPA, from the coding sequence ATGAAAACCAATTTAATCACCCTTGGCGGTTATGAAAAGTTACAACAGGAGCTTGAACACCTTTGGCGGGTGGAGCGTCGCGAAACGGTGGAGAAGGTGTCGTGGGCGGCGAGCCTCGGCGACCGGTCTGAGAACGCCGATTATAAATACAACAAACAGAAGCTGCGTAAAATTGATGGCCGCATTCGCTACTTAACCAAGCGTCTGGAGCAGGTGAAGGTGGTGTATTATTCGCCGCAGCAGGACGGTAAGGTGTTTTTTGGTGCCTGGGTGGAAATTGAGGACGAGAAAGAGAACGTTCGCGCGTTTCAAATTGTTGGGCCGGATGAAATTTATGATCGCAAAGACGCGGTGTCTATTGATTCACCCATGGCGCGTGCCCTGCTGAAAAAGCAGGTGGACGACGAGGCGGAAGTTAACACACCTCAGGGCAGTAAAGTCTGGTTCATTAATAAGATAAGTTACCAACAGCCCGCGTAG
- a CDS encoding FMN-binding negative transcriptional regulator, producing the protein MYIPKNMEMSEEDAINTFIAEYGFGVLVSADLTATHLPLIYESDEGSLGCLYGHFARANAHWKVLENQRVMVIFNGPHSYVSPTWYTSKPAVPTWNYAAVHCYGVLELLSEQENELAMNQLVAKYEPELLNAPETMPEDYQSRLRQAVVGFKVVLDDIHGKEKLGQHRNIEDQKGVFSALSESIQPGGVALSAYMKKRNLGVGS; encoded by the coding sequence ATGTACATCCCCAAAAACATGGAAATGTCTGAAGAAGACGCGATTAACACGTTTATTGCTGAGTATGGATTCGGTGTTCTGGTGTCTGCTGATTTGACTGCAACGCACTTGCCTTTGATTTATGAATCAGATGAGGGATCGCTAGGCTGCCTATATGGGCATTTCGCCAGGGCTAACGCGCATTGGAAAGTACTGGAAAACCAGCGCGTCATGGTTATTTTCAATGGGCCGCATTCTTATGTATCGCCGACATGGTATACCTCAAAGCCAGCCGTACCCACATGGAATTATGCGGCAGTTCACTGTTATGGTGTCTTGGAGCTCTTGAGCGAGCAAGAAAACGAGCTGGCAATGAATCAACTCGTAGCGAAATATGAGCCTGAGCTGCTTAATGCGCCAGAAACTATGCCCGAAGATTATCAATCAAGGCTACGACAGGCGGTAGTAGGCTTTAAAGTTGTTTTGGACGACATTCATGGTAAGGAAAAGCTAGGTCAGCATCGCAACATTGAGGACCAAAAAGGGGTGTTCTCAGCGCTTAGTGAGAGTATTCAACCAGGTGGTGTTGCGTTGTCGGCATATATGAAAAAGCGGAACCTTGGTGTTGGCAGTTAA
- a CDS encoding type II toxin-antitoxin system Phd/YefM family antitoxin gives MRIVSFTEARNSLKAVLDSVVNDADTAVITRRDSEDAVVMSLDYYNSLIETVHLLRSPANAEHLNRSIEQFKAGKATCRDLIDE, from the coding sequence ATGAGAATTGTGTCTTTTACAGAAGCAAGAAATAGTCTGAAAGCGGTTTTAGATTCCGTCGTTAATGACGCAGATACAGCTGTCATTACTCGCCGTGATTCGGAAGACGCTGTTGTTATGTCGCTAGACTACTACAATAGTTTGATAGAAACGGTGCACTTACTGCGTTCACCTGCAAATGCTGAGCATTTGAATCGCTCAATTGAACAATTCAAAGCAGGTAAGGCAACCTGCAGAGACTTAATTGATGAGTAG
- a CDS encoding Txe/YoeB family addiction module toxin translates to MSSRLLSWTDESWSDYLYWQTQDKKTLKRINKLINDVRRSPFEGIGKPEPLKENLAGFWSRRIDDTNRLVYAVDDKAITIISCRYHY, encoded by the coding sequence ATGAGTAGTCGTTTACTGTCATGGACTGACGAATCCTGGAGCGATTACCTTTATTGGCAAACCCAGGACAAAAAAACGCTCAAACGAATAAATAAGCTTATAAACGACGTTAGACGGTCACCGTTTGAAGGTATTGGTAAACCAGAGCCGTTAAAGGAAAATTTAGCTGGTTTTTGGTCTCGACGTATTGATGATACGAATAGGTTGGTGTACGCAGTTGATGATAAAGCGATTACGATCATCTCGTGTCGTTATCACTATTAG
- a CDS encoding TIGR02450 family Trp-rich protein has product MNQINPAKLRNSKWTAVEPLNREKHFLVSEVEYDEDGSVISCKIESVLSRNEYSIDWFELKSEDKWIQGWK; this is encoded by the coding sequence ATGAATCAAATTAATCCAGCCAAACTGCGTAATAGTAAGTGGACTGCAGTAGAGCCGCTTAATCGCGAGAAGCATTTTTTGGTATCAGAAGTTGAGTATGATGAAGACGGCTCAGTAATTTCATGCAAAATTGAATCAGTGCTTTCGAGAAATGAATATTCAATCGATTGGTTTGAACTTAAAAGTGAAGATAAATGGATCCAAGGTTGGAAATGA
- a CDS encoding penicillin-insensitive murein endopeptidase, whose protein sequence is MDPRLEMSPPLQGVRAISRRGLNGWRQKKMNFSSGVLIFFSSLASAGESTCFGTTANGRLEGGVELPASGENFEGYSTIARLAGRTYVHSEVREIIIAAYKELETTQPGKVYKYAETGYKDGGQFKPHKTHKNGLSVDFMVPVVNGNGESVHLPTNPLNKFGYNIEFDANSSYENFTIDYEALAAHIVAVHKESRKRGHDLWRVIFDPELQPNLLKTRYSEYLSKYVEFSKRRSWVRHDEHYHVDFEIPCK, encoded by the coding sequence ATGGATCCAAGGTTGGAAATGAGCCCCCCCCTTCAAGGCGTGAGGGCTATCTCTAGGCGTGGTTTGAACGGTTGGCGGCAGAAGAAAATGAACTTTTCTTCTGGCGTTTTAATTTTTTTTTCATCTTTGGCTTCGGCTGGTGAAAGCACCTGTTTTGGTACTACCGCGAACGGAAGACTGGAAGGGGGCGTAGAGCTTCCTGCATCGGGAGAAAATTTCGAGGGGTACAGTACAATAGCCAGACTGGCGGGCAGAACTTATGTCCATTCCGAAGTAAGAGAGATAATTATAGCAGCCTATAAAGAGCTGGAAACGACTCAACCGGGAAAGGTGTATAAATACGCAGAAACTGGATACAAAGACGGGGGGCAGTTCAAACCACATAAAACCCATAAAAATGGGCTGTCGGTAGACTTTATGGTTCCCGTTGTAAACGGAAATGGTGAGTCGGTTCACCTACCGACAAATCCACTGAATAAATTTGGTTACAATATCGAGTTTGATGCAAATAGCAGCTACGAAAATTTCACGATAGATTATGAAGCACTCGCAGCCCATATCGTTGCGGTGCATAAGGAATCAAGGAAGCGTGGGCACGACCTTTGGCGAGTAATATTTGACCCGGAGTTGCAACCTAACTTGCTTAAAACTCGATATTCCGAGTATTTATCAAAGTATGTCGAGTTTTCAAAAAGGCGCTCCTGGGTTAGGCATGACGAGCATTACCACGTAGATTTTGAAATACCCTGTAAATAG
- a CDS encoding lipid kinase, with protein MQHALLVVNPKSRDGHSDVLTEAIDLLRNSGIEVEVCVTENATHMASCIKNNREQEGAIIVAGGDGTISSALESIYKSQQSLAILPMGTANDFARSLGLPQDVVAAAQAIIDDKRERINVAKVNGNYFVNVAHVGLGVEVTRELTSEMKKYFGVFAYLGAFTSVAKRNKSFNVTIKADDWEGSVRAIHLAVGNGRFYGGGNIVDEDSTLLDGQLNVFCLKPIRWWRLLLLGVNFRHGNLRTAERVVCKKARKISIKTSRPKRIQADGEFKTDTPAEFEVISKAIEVIVGDMPVPNKNKE; from the coding sequence TTGCAACATGCATTGTTAGTGGTAAATCCGAAGAGCCGGGACGGTCACTCTGATGTGCTAACAGAAGCTATCGATTTGCTCAGAAACTCAGGCATTGAGGTAGAGGTTTGCGTCACTGAAAATGCAACTCATATGGCTTCCTGCATTAAAAATAACCGTGAGCAAGAAGGCGCAATTATTGTTGCTGGTGGCGATGGAACTATCAGCTCTGCGTTAGAGTCAATTTATAAAAGCCAACAAAGCTTAGCTATTTTACCTATGGGTACGGCGAATGATTTCGCGCGGTCGCTGGGGCTGCCACAGGACGTTGTCGCTGCCGCACAGGCTATTATTGACGACAAACGAGAACGCATAAACGTGGCAAAAGTTAACGGTAATTACTTTGTAAATGTTGCTCATGTCGGCTTAGGCGTAGAGGTAACTCGCGAGCTGACATCAGAAATGAAGAAGTATTTCGGCGTGTTTGCCTATCTAGGCGCATTTACCAGCGTCGCAAAGCGTAATAAGAGTTTTAACGTGACTATAAAAGCCGATGACTGGGAAGGCTCAGTAAGAGCTATTCATCTGGCGGTGGGGAATGGTCGCTTTTATGGTGGCGGAAATATTGTTGACGAAGACTCCACATTGCTGGATGGGCAACTGAATGTATTTTGTTTGAAGCCAATACGGTGGTGGCGGTTGTTATTACTGGGGGTAAATTTCCGTCACGGTAATTTACGAACGGCCGAGCGTGTGGTCTGTAAAAAAGCCCGGAAAATTAGCATAAAAACTTCCAGACCCAAGAGGATTCAAGCCGATGGCGAGTTTAAAACCGATACTCCGGCAGAGTTTGAAGTGATCTCAAAGGCGATTGAAGTTATTGTTGGCGATATGCCAGTGCCAAATAAAAACAAGGAATAA
- a CDS encoding GGDEF domain-containing protein → MSQQKKQYDMHWLTGQFFDPGKESRYRNSIKARVRFESRLALLLVAAVFAMFGITDYNLLGLTHEFYLLLTMRIAVVSSCIVLAFVIGHWGGYSRNTWLHGLSLWVLATGIILIVPLRPESILTQITAVVVAIMAFYLLIPNLLTVAALASLYLSVGFLASAIIYAGISPTDALSLALLLIMANIVGYCALLRIEFLQRKQFALLQDERDQNSDLLKEIKHRKSLELQLRMVAERDALTGLDSRSHFMKRAEALLQRAQLEKTPFCLFMIDVDHFKRINDTWGHTRGDLILTKIAEVCEQSLRPKDVIGRFGGEEFVVGLPHTSPSDAQAVAERLNANVEALSLTDELSELRLSVTIGIAAAHAEDDDLDALITRADNMLYEGKRGGRNRVVMYR, encoded by the coding sequence TTGTCACAACAAAAAAAGCAATATGACATGCATTGGCTGACGGGACAGTTTTTCGATCCCGGTAAAGAGTCTCGTTATCGTAACTCCATTAAAGCAAGGGTACGTTTCGAGTCCCGCCTTGCATTGCTTCTTGTGGCGGCGGTTTTTGCCATGTTTGGCATTACCGATTACAACCTGCTGGGATTAACTCACGAATTTTATTTGCTGCTTACTATGCGCATAGCCGTGGTGAGCTCTTGTATTGTGCTGGCTTTCGTTATCGGACATTGGGGCGGTTACTCCCGAAACACTTGGTTGCATGGTTTGTCGCTATGGGTTCTGGCTACGGGCATTATTCTGATTGTTCCGTTGCGCCCGGAAAGTATTCTCACCCAGATCACTGCGGTGGTGGTTGCGATAATGGCTTTCTATCTTCTTATTCCCAACCTGCTTACAGTGGCGGCGTTAGCGAGTCTCTACTTAAGTGTTGGTTTTTTGGCGTCTGCAATAATTTATGCTGGAATTTCTCCGACCGATGCGCTTAGTCTGGCGCTATTGTTGATTATGGCCAATATTGTGGGCTACTGTGCTTTATTACGCATAGAATTTCTGCAACGCAAGCAATTCGCTCTACTTCAGGATGAGCGTGATCAAAATAGTGATCTGCTTAAGGAAATAAAGCACAGGAAATCACTGGAATTGCAATTGCGCATGGTGGCTGAGCGGGACGCACTGACCGGGCTGGATAGCCGAAGCCATTTTATGAAGCGGGCCGAAGCGCTGTTGCAACGAGCTCAGTTAGAAAAAACACCGTTTTGCCTCTTCATGATCGACGTAGACCATTTTAAGCGCATTAATGACACCTGGGGCCATACTCGCGGAGACTTAATTTTGACAAAAATAGCTGAGGTTTGTGAACAGTCGTTACGCCCCAAGGATGTTATAGGACGTTTTGGTGGTGAAGAGTTTGTCGTAGGCCTGCCGCATACCAGCCCCAGCGACGCGCAAGCCGTAGCCGAGCGTCTGAATGCGAATGTTGAAGCATTGTCATTAACCGACGAATTAAGCGAGCTGCGCTTGAGCGTGACCATAGGTATTGCGGCAGCACATGCAGAAGATGACGACCTCGACGCCCTCATCACACGCGCAGATAACATGTTGTATGAAGGTAAGCGTGGGGGCCGAAACCGGGTTGTGATGTACCGCTAG
- a CDS encoding biotin/lipoate A/B protein ligase family protein, whose translation MHGEYKVPGGKLVVADVNLEDGCLSEVSISGDFFLEPDSALNIINEALTGLPETSSHKTLAAAIDEALDDDVMMFGFSAEAVATAIRRALGKASSWLDHQFTLIPPVTLPAAEHAALDEVIADSVAKGLRGPTLRFWDWDDSVVVIGSFQSVKNEVDMAAAKDANVQVVRRATGGGAMFMEPGNCITYSLTVPTSLVDGMSIEKSYEFLDAWVLAALAEVGIKAYYKPLNDIASAQGKIGGAAQKRLANGVVVHHATLAYDIDANKMLQVLRTGREKLSDKGITSANKRVDPMRSQTGLTRTAIIDAFMNQFTQAYQTQVDDYLPQELSAAKALVETKYLTEEWLYKVT comes from the coding sequence ATGCACGGAGAATATAAAGTACCAGGCGGTAAATTAGTCGTTGCTGATGTTAATTTAGAAGATGGCTGTCTGAGTGAGGTCAGTATTTCAGGCGACTTTTTCTTAGAACCTGACTCTGCGCTAAACATAATCAATGAGGCTTTAACCGGACTCCCCGAAACCTCAAGCCATAAAACGCTCGCTGCCGCAATTGATGAAGCGCTCGATGACGATGTAATGATGTTTGGTTTTTCCGCCGAAGCTGTTGCTACGGCTATACGACGAGCCTTAGGTAAGGCGAGCAGCTGGCTTGATCATCAATTTACTCTTATTCCACCAGTAACACTGCCCGCAGCAGAACATGCCGCGTTAGACGAAGTGATAGCGGACTCAGTTGCCAAAGGTTTACGAGGCCCAACATTAAGGTTTTGGGACTGGGACGACTCTGTGGTGGTGATTGGTTCTTTCCAGTCAGTAAAAAATGAAGTGGATATGGCCGCCGCGAAAGACGCCAATGTACAAGTTGTACGACGGGCGACAGGTGGTGGCGCTATGTTCATGGAACCCGGTAATTGCATTACTTATTCATTAACGGTACCCACCTCATTAGTCGATGGCATGAGCATTGAAAAGTCTTATGAATTTTTAGATGCCTGGGTTCTGGCGGCATTAGCTGAGGTTGGTATTAAAGCTTACTATAAACCGTTAAATGATATAGCTTCTGCGCAAGGAAAAATAGGCGGAGCAGCACAAAAGCGCTTGGCCAATGGCGTTGTCGTGCATCATGCGACTCTCGCTTATGATATCGACGCCAATAAAATGCTACAGGTATTACGTACTGGGCGTGAGAAACTCTCGGATAAAGGCATTACCAGTGCCAATAAACGAGTTGACCCTATGCGTAGCCAGACAGGCTTAACCCGAACCGCCATTATTGACGCTTTTATGAATCAGTTTACTCAGGCTTATCAAACCCAAGTTGATGACTATTTACCGCAAGAGTTATCCGCCGCAAAGGCTCTGGTAGAAACGAAGTACTTGACGGAAGAGTGGTTATACAAGGTAACTTAA
- a CDS encoding GNAT family N-acetyltransferase, translating to MRSYYEQYSVEWDSVEIEKMTRELMNFDILFEGEPVGVIRLSFDDDGCHLRDLQVDERYQGRGIGSQALAQAEKLAREEKVNTLRLKVFKSSPAVRLYQRNGFSASSEDDRFYYMVRSIF from the coding sequence ATGCGTTCATACTACGAACAGTATTCGGTCGAGTGGGACAGCGTTGAAATTGAGAAAATGACGCGTGAGCTGATGAATTTTGACATTCTATTTGAGGGCGAACCTGTCGGCGTTATCAGACTGTCTTTCGATGATGATGGTTGTCACCTGCGAGACTTGCAGGTGGATGAGCGGTATCAGGGGAGGGGAATTGGTTCTCAGGCACTCGCGCAGGCAGAAAAGCTTGCAAGGGAAGAGAAGGTCAATACACTCCGGTTGAAAGTATTTAAAAGTAGCCCCGCAGTTCGGTTATATCAGCGTAACGGTTTTAGCGCGAGTAGCGAAGATGACCGTTTTTACTATATGGTTCGCTCTATTTTTTGA
- a CDS encoding type II toxin-antitoxin system RelE/ParE family toxin: MSKGLIDADLGGNVYKKRMAYSNKGKRGGYRTIVGAVIGNKYFFLYVFAKNKKTNISSKEKVALKELARMFISFDKKRLGKLVKEGELIEVGDL; encoded by the coding sequence ATGAGTAAAGGCCTTATTGATGCAGACTTAGGCGGTAATGTTTATAAAAAGCGTATGGCTTATAGCAATAAAGGAAAACGCGGCGGGTATAGAACAATTGTTGGTGCTGTTATAGGTAACAAGTACTTTTTTCTCTATGTGTTTGCGAAAAATAAAAAGACTAATATCAGTTCTAAAGAGAAGGTTGCTTTAAAAGAGCTAGCTAGAATGTTTATCAGCTTTGATAAAAAGCGGTTAGGTAAGCTTGTCAAAGAGGGCGAGCTTATTGAGGTAGGTGATTTATGA
- a CDS encoding DNA-binding transcriptional regulator produces the protein MSDILKSVHKTAKGLKNSGVIDKTTMRKFDALCLTTVHEFSAEQVRALRLKYKLSQPVFAQYLNVSDKLVKKWEQGDSKPRGAALKMLSIAEKKGLEVIT, from the coding sequence ATGAGTGATATTTTAAAGTCTGTTCATAAAACGGCTAAGGGTCTGAAAAACTCGGGTGTGATAGATAAGACAACGATGCGCAAGTTTGATGCGTTATGCTTGACCACTGTCCATGAATTTTCCGCTGAACAGGTTAGAGCTCTTAGACTGAAATATAAGTTATCACAGCCCGTATTCGCACAATATCTGAATGTCAGCGATAAACTGGTTAAGAAGTGGGAGCAGGGCGACAGTAAGCCACGCGGAGCGGCGCTTAAAATGCTTTCTATTGCCGAAAAAAAAGGTTTAGAAGTTATTACTTAA